A region of the Lactococcus garvieae genome:
AGTCCTTTTGTACTTTCGGATTCAGTTCATCCAAGGCGAAAGATTGGGTAATACGCAAGACTTGATTGGATTCTTTGGTTTGGTTATGAAGTTGTCGAATGACATCAAATTGTTCTTTGGCGATAAAGGGATCAATCCCGTTGGTTCCACCCACGGCAACTGCCCGACAATTTGTCAGCTCCACAGGACGTTCCAATTGATGGTCTTGTAGCCACTGTTCAGTTTTTTCATGCATGGGTCTGTCTTGACCTAAAGCATAATTAAGGGCGCTCGCTGCACTTGCGCCATTGCTTATTTTTGCAATTGTTGCCATAACTCTTGATACCCCTTTTGAGCTTGAGCGAGTACTCCGTATGTATAGCGTAAAGCCTCGATCAGCTCTTTATCTTGGTTGTCCATCCGATCGAATTGATTGAGTTTCTTGGCGATTTGATTTAAATTGGTTCCTTGTTTTGAGAGTTCTAATAATAAAGATTTCGCTTGGTCATGTTCGAGATAAGGTTTTTTTAAATGAGATTTTTGTGCTAATTTTTTCGCATAAAGATTCGGAGAGAGTCCATATGTTTCTCCTGAAATTTTCAGCTTATTGTATTGTTCTTCAGATAATCTAAATTGAATGTACTTTGTTTGATTTTGTGATACTTCTTTCTGATCCATAAATAGCCTCCTCAAAGATAAAATGCCCCAGCGCTCATTCCTCAATCGCCCTTTGTCATTGATTTTGTAATAAGCATTGCGCCCTATTTCGGTTACAATCATTATAACAAAATAGACCATATAAAACCATAAATACTGCAAGCTATCACATTGTAATACAAAACACTTCGTTCTTGTATTACAATGTGGCTTGAAAAGGGGGAAGTTTCACTTTCCCCTTTTATCCCCTTTGGATTGTGTCGATTTGCTTTACGCAAACGCCACCTACCCATTTTATAAAAATAAAATGGGCAAAAGATCTTTCTTTTTGTCATACAAAAAGAAGAAAAAAAGAGACGATTTTCTTCTTCCGAAATCGTCCCTCTTTTTTCTAAAATCATGGATGAACGAACAAAAAATCTCTCGTATTTTGTTCGTTCATTCACTAAAAATATGCGAACAGTATGGCTTCATTCAATCCTGTTCTTACAAGTCAAACGCAAAAATGGGTTCTGTTGCAAAGTTTCAATACTGAGTACAAAAGTCCCATTCTGATACTTTGACTATGCTGGTATACCCATCAAAACTTTAATTTCA
Encoded here:
- a CDS encoding plasmid mobilization protein; this translates as MDQKEVSQNQTKYIQFRLSEEQYNKLKISGETYGLSPNLYAKKLAQKSHLKKPYLEHDQAKSLLLELSKQGTNLNQIAKKLNQFDRMDNQDKELIEALRYTYGVLAQAQKGYQELWQQLQK